From the genome of Gemmatimonadaceae bacterium, one region includes:
- a CDS encoding ABC transporter ATP-binding protein: MSLTIRSLRKSYPDVVAVDGLDLDVRAGECFGLLGPNGAGKTTTIEICEGLTSPDSGDVIVLGRRWTEQPRELRERLGIQLQETQLSEKLTVEETVRLFRSFFREGREVSDVIALVQLEEKQHSRVGGLSGGQKQRLALACALVGDPDLLFLDEPTTGLDPQARRQLWDLIEQFRAAGRTIVLTTHYMDEAERLCDRVAIMDHGKVIALGTPRELIRARRAEHVVTFSASQAARIDLSALRAIDGVLDARAENGGFQLDVSELHRVVPALLAALTQRGIEMNELQTHSATLEDVFVSLTGRHLRDD, encoded by the coding sequence ATGTCCCTCACGATCCGATCCCTCCGCAAGTCGTATCCGGATGTCGTGGCCGTCGATGGCCTCGACCTCGACGTGCGCGCGGGTGAGTGCTTCGGCCTCCTCGGACCCAACGGCGCCGGCAAAACCACCACCATCGAGATCTGCGAAGGCCTCACTAGTCCCGACAGCGGCGATGTCATCGTCCTGGGCCGCCGGTGGACCGAACAGCCGCGCGAGCTCCGCGAGCGCCTCGGAATCCAGCTGCAGGAGACGCAGCTCTCCGAAAAACTCACCGTCGAGGAAACGGTGCGACTCTTTCGGTCCTTCTTTCGCGAAGGACGAGAGGTGTCCGATGTCATCGCGCTCGTGCAGCTCGAGGAGAAGCAGCACTCGCGCGTCGGCGGTCTGTCCGGTGGTCAGAAGCAGCGGCTCGCCCTTGCCTGCGCGCTGGTCGGCGACCCTGATCTGCTTTTCCTCGATGAACCAACCACGGGACTCGATCCGCAGGCGCGGCGACAGCTCTGGGATCTCATCGAGCAGTTCCGCGCTGCCGGCCGAACAATCGTCCTCACCACCCACTATATGGATGAGGCCGAACGCCTCTGCGATCGCGTCGCGATCATGGACCACGGCAAGGTGATCGCGCTCGGCACGCCGCGCGAGTTGATCCGCGCCCGGCGCGCAGAGCATGTGGTGACGTTCTCGGCATCGCAGGCCGCCCGAATCGATCTCTCGGCGTTGCGCGCCATCGACGGCGTCCTCGATGCGCGCGCCGAGAATGGCGGCTTCCAACTGGATGTCTCGGAGCTGCACCGCGTCGTGCCGGCCTTGCTCGCTGCGCTTACCCAGCGCGGCATCGAGATGAACGAGTTGCAGACGCACTCGGCCACGCTGGAGGATGTGTTCGTGTCGCTCACCGGACGGCATTTGCGCGATGACTGA